The window GATGCTGGTGATAAAtattgatcaaattttttattcattaagtaatttcgattcatttcttagtttatttgagattcatttagatccagaaatgaattcgatgtgtttgtgttaattgaggtttacTTGATGTTGCTGATAAATATTGACCAAAGTttttaacaaagaaaaataaaattattctttatCACTTTATTTAATAACATTAGATCTCATTCTATTCCATTCAATTAGTTTATATTTGAACAAGTAgtaaaaaaattcaatcatcaataaaaatacatcaaattcatttttgaatccaaatgaattttaattaaactaggaaaggaataaaaaatttggtcaatatttatcagcagcatcaagtgaacttcaattagcacacaaatgaaccgaaattagtttagatttaaacaaaataataaaaaaactcaatcattaacaaaaacacatcaaattcatttCTGGATACAAAccaacctcaattaaactaagaaatagccaaaattacttaagaaataaaaaatgtgaTCAATACTTATTAGCAACATCAAGTAAACtttaattaacacacaaatgaaccgaaataaattaataaatgaaccaaaattatttaaagatGGCATCAGAGAAAATCAAAACTACTAAAATGTTTGCAAAATGTTGGTATTTCGGTGACGACAGATaacgaaaaaggaaaagaaaaagaagtggcaacattagaagagaagaagaatttgcaTGCGCAaatttggaagaagaaaaagaagaagaaagaggaggaagaaaaagagaaagaaaaggaaaagaaggagaaggaaaaagagaagaaggtgcataatttaaaaaattgttataataatTTGGTTAgacttattaaatattttactttgAGGTAGAGCCTTATTGATCCACTCCATATTTTAGTTATGATCTTCATATAAAAGACATGTTCAGGTGAGTAACCACGTTTctgaaaatatattttatgtgGAGTTTTCACATCTCGTGATGCATTTACTTAGGAAAGAGTCACTTACAAGTAAATGAGAAATaacaaggagaagaaaaagatagCATCTAAAATTTTCAGATCTATCTAAAAACATTTTTACTCTCCCACTCACTCACCCGTGTCATGTTGCAATCTGAAAATTCATACGAGAGTGTATATTCCATTATGTCCGGATTTTAACTAACGGATTAAACGACACAGGGAGCAGGCATTACCTTCAACCAGCTGAAGACAACAATGGAGGACATGAATTTGAGTCAGTATTTGGCAATAGTGAATCATGGAAGCAATGACTACATAAACAACTATCTATTGTCAGGACTATATTCATCGAGCTTCCTCTACGACCCAAAAACATATGCTGATATACTCATACAGCAATACAAAACGATTAGAAAGGACCCAATCGAACGTTGTTGTTTTTTTTCATGAAGATGCATaactaacagagtaattaaaagaGATGCTAGGATATATAACAGAAACTATAAAACAGTCTCTTTAACATGTTCTACATTTATTGTTTAATCTTAACACATGGAAGGTGCTACTATTCTGCAGAGTCTGCATTATTTGGGGCTGAGAAAGTTCTTGCTGGCAGGAGTTGGACCACTCGGTTGCATACCGAATCAAATATCCAGAGGCCTTTTCCCATCAGGAGTGTGCGTGGATAGATTGAGATCCTTGGTTGATGAACTGAACACACAATACAGTGGTTCATCAATTTTTGTTTATGGCAACACTTATGCAGCTCTCATGCAGATTATACAAAACCCAATTGCTTATGGTAGGAAATgtccttaattatatggttattaATCTAGGGAGTGTGTTTTGCTGCCTCTTAATTAATAATGCCACTCCTTTATTATTATTCCTAAATTGTCCTCAATTTCTATGAGCTTTTCTCATTAccgaaaacataaaataatgaaAATGGAGGGTAATTTGGACAAATTGCATAAAAAAGtgacattattatttattattagtgtAAACTATATTGagttctcttggagttaaatgatATTGCACATGTGTGGCTAGGGGAGGTTAGTGTCATGCTTATAAGAAAAGTGATTCtcacattttataaaatctaATAACACAAAATGCCTTAAAGCTTAAACTGCAAAGGAGGTTAGTGTATATCTTTACAAATAAAAGAATATCATAATTACAGAGGCAAAAATGAGGAAATATCATGTATAGTAGTATCATTTAGTCTTAGAGAATCAACGTTCTTTTCCATTATCAATCATGGCatgattatgtatttttttcattTACAGGTTTTGTTGTGACTGGTAGAGCATGCTGTGGAGTTGGAAGTTTTCAAGGACGGATAAGCATGAAGAAACAGAGACTAGTATGTGTTTTGGGATGCTTTTCAtccctcagaatctgtggacaaAATTCTTGCTCAAGAGCATTCAATGGATTATCCTCTGATTGCTACCCAATTAATGCGTCTCAGATGGCACTATTGTTTTTTAGCTACCTATATTTTTTATTGGACAAATCATAACTTCAATTGGTATACAAATCATAATTATTGAACAaaattcaaagtaatattttctaAGGGTGAATTTTAGTATTGATGGAAACATAACATATTTGTGGCTGGGGATTGTTCCCATCCACAAAGCAGCATTATTTTCAGTACTCTATGTACACTGGATCAACAAATTAAAGAACCGATACATTTTTGGCGTAATCTTGATTATGCATTTATTAAGAAACTGACATCCAATCAATGTTTCATAACTCACATTTGGTAAAACCCAACAGAGCAACCATAGGAAATTAAGCTTCTCAATACGCaaatttgaagatcaaccaagttAAAAACTATTGTTATTAGTACCGCATTAAAGCAAGATCATTTCAAGATTGACATTTCAAActaaataaaaccaaaataaagtacTAAATCTGTCAGATTCTCAAATAGTCAAATATCTAGAGCACCAAAATCTGAGTTCCCAACATTGAACAGTCATTCTATAAATTGTGATTTATCTTTATCTATTTTTGGTTGTGGTTATCTCGCTGTATGAGTCTATGCATTCCAATCATCAGGTACCACTGGCTTTGGTCTCCGATTGAGACGGCGAATACTTTTCCATGAGTTTTGCAAGTTGTTCATCGAAGTTCTTCTCCATCTGCACCTCTTCCTCCCAATGCCTGCGCTTCATTGCAGCAATGCTTTCTTCATGAGCAAGCAACAACTTCTCCTTTTCAGCGACAAAGTTCTCCATTTCTTTGTCTTGGACCTCAACAAATTTCAGATATTCATCGGCCCTATATCCATAGAAAGATGAAATTCACCATAAGCCATTGGAAAATATAAACGGCACTAACAAATTAATTAGACCACATTCTTTAGTGTATCACATAAACCCTTCACTCCTCAAAACATTCATTTTTCCAGTGTCGTGAAGTTAGGTTTTCTTTCAAATCTATCCCCTTCAACCTTCCGATTTGAATAATCTTAGAGGATACTAACTTCATAAAAATTTACTTTAACACATAATAGCTATACATCAGATGCAAATGGAAAACAAATCTGCTTACTTGAGTCTTCGATCCTCTGCATTTAAAGGAGCGGTACTTGACTGCATCACCTTCTGACGTTCTTCCTGCTGCATCCTCTCAAAATCTTCTTCCCTTGCATTTCTCGTctcatgaattgacttgagcTGATCCTtgaaaaaattttcttgcatatACATCTTCCAGTTGGGACACAGGATAAGATAGTCAAAAAACATAACATGAAAAAAATACGCTTTGACCTAGAGAAAATTACAGATCGCCTCGccagaagaaaaagaaattaagcaTGAAACCAACCACGTACAAAAATCCATAAACAACAAtctctattcttttcttttccttttttttgggaGTGAGAGGAACATGTCATGCACTCTTGTAATGAACTACAAAGTAGTAATTACATATGAAACTTCTCAATAGAACAGTTCATTGCACAATTATATTTGAACCCTCAAGAAACAATCATATGCTAAACATATAACACAAGTAAAGCAAATATGCATCAAGGAACAGTTTAAACACAAGAGCCATAAGGTCTGTATGTGTGATGTTTGTATTACctcttccttgttttcttcatgttgcATTTTTGTTCTGAGCCTCACAATGCGATTTTCCTCCATTGTCCTTCGCAGCTTCTCACTCACTATACCAAATGATTCTTCCAGAgcttttttatgctttttctctttctcaacaCGGTTCTTCAAGTAGTTAAGTAGCTGGTTGTCCTCACTCATTTGCTTGATTTGGTTTACAACCATCTCCTGGTATGATCTCAAGTCATATTTGAGCCTAGATTTACCTATAAAATTCACATGGAATCACAAAACATATAAAGAGTCAGCATAAAATTGGTTTCCATTGTACTGACTTCCATAACCTCCAATTCATAGACATCTAACAAACTGCAGAATGCGAGTATGTAGAAGAAAAAAGATCTGAAAGGGGAAATGAAACCTTGGGAATGCCTGTTAAAAACGTCCAGGTCTTCCTTAGTAGCTAAATATCCATAGAGCTGACGATTCCCACCAGGTAGATATAAAATACGACGATGAAACCATGCATCCCTATCAGTTCCTTCATCTTTAAAATGCTTGTGCAGACGCTCTGCCTCTAGATAACCACTAGCTGAGGCTTCAAATATCAAAACACTCATCCCACGATGACCTTGTGGACCATAGGAGTGTCGCGCTTTCACAGCTGCATATGTACTAAAATAATCAAGAAGCTCTTGGTTTCCCATACCTATCCACTAAATACAAAGAACAAAAACCTTGAGTTAATTCAAACTGACAAATGCTTAGGGAATTTTCGAATGGTTTTCTATATTACACTTTTAGAGTACTAGTTATGATTATtacaagtaataattattcaacaGTTGACACAAGTAAAGGTATGCACATACCTTCTCATTTTCATCCTGTTCAAGCTTTGTATTCTGTATGATAACCATTGGAGGCCAAATTATTTCATGATCTTTCTCCATATCAACTAAACCTTTCCATTTACCAAAAGCTTCCCCGGCCGGAACTACCGTAGTACCCCTTCTACGCAACTCCTCATCCAAAAGTAAAGCAAACTCTCGGTGCATCTTCATCCTTTTAGACCCTTTTGTTTTGGCATGTGTCATTAGAGGCTGCAGCCCTCTGTACCAATCAATGGCACCAGGACCATTTTGACAAGCTGGGCAGTGCCACTGCCTCTCCGGATCATTAATCTGCTCAACAGTCAGGccatccaaaatatcaaagaactTCGTGAACCATCTACACTTCTTACGTGTCTCATGGCTCTTTTGACTGGTATCTGAATCATAATCATCACTCATTAGATCATCATCAGTATCTTCCATAACATCAGACTCCTCCCCCTCATCGTCATCCTCAACATCATCATTCTTCTCAGGGTCCTCTGGTGGTGGTATTTCATCTACATGGGACTGCACAGCACCAGCTCTAGATTGCCAATTCCAACCCTGCTGCAATGGAGGCCGAATTAAAGGATTTGGAACCACATAGTTGCTTTCATATCCATAGCTAGCTGATTGGAAACTTCCGTTTCCTCTTCCGGCTGGTCTCCTATAGTTAGCATTTTGAGTTTGCTGCCAGGGATTTCCAGAAGCTCGTCCAGTTCCGTAATTTTTATTGCCTTGCTTTTGAGCCATGTCTCTGTTTCCCCGTGCTCTGGGATTAGAATTATGGGATGGAGAATTCCATTGTTTTGTAGCATTGTTTCCACCTTTGCCCTTGGGTTTCCTTGTAAATGTCTCCCACCCACCATCATCTTCTCCTGCATCCAGGGTAGTGTCAGCAACACCTTGAGCCAACTGGTCAATCGTTTGATCATATTCGGATACATTTTTCCCTTTGGACAGCGTATCATCATTGTTAACTGTAGTAGAAGGTCTTCCTCCGCCTCCTCTTGAACTCATTTTATGTGCTCTGTGTATGATTTAAAAAACTCAGTCAAGCATGATTACATTATACATAGATTTAGCAAATTTCATAAAGAATCAGCAAAAATATCAGTCAACACAGTTCAGTATTCATCATCCAGAACAGAAAAGGGAAGACCGCCCAGATATTTGAAGAAATAGAAATATTAACCTACATGACAAACACAAGTATATCTCAAAAGTCTAAAAACTGCAAGAGCATTTGTTTACTCGAACATCGCACTCCCCCAACAAAATGCATAACAACACACCATTATGAACTCAGGTCTTTCACATAATAAAGAGATGCACAATTATTAGAAGATAGTTTACAGAAGAAACAGAGTAAGGGTAAGgctattttcatacaaaaccagaTACAAAACACATGAAGCTTGCCAAATGCCAATTGCCATGATGTGACAATTCATAATCCTATGCTATTGGAAATTAAAGACAATGAAAGTAACAATTAATTTCATTCTTCTGTCATATAAGGCACCGGACAGCATCCACAAATACATTCAGATAACACTTTTATTGTTTGAGTTAACAAATAAATGCATGAACTTAAAATGAAAGCAACTAGATTCTAGAACAAGGGTTTGATAATATTCATCAAGGAAgtttcgttttctttcttttggtCAATAAGAGCTTTCGAGGCGGCCATGAAAATCATTCGTCAATAAGAACACCAAATGGAAACCAAAGAAGTAGGGggaaagaaataaaattatttaacaaaaaaacacCAGCTATGATCACATGGAACTTGAAACCCTCAATTTCACAAAGCTATAAATAACTCAATATATGGTTATGAGAAActgaaactgaaaaaaaaaaccccaCAAACACAcagacacaaaaaataaaaacagaatccAAAAAACCAGAAACTGAAAGTGATAATGAAATGCTTCTACGAAAAAGAAAATGAGCATTCAAAAGAAACACCAACTAACAGCAAAGCGACATCGTTTCGAAGGTAAGAGTGGAATCACCAGGGATCGCTGAAATGTTAATGGCGGAAAATCGAGGAAGATTGATGGTCCAAACGCGCTacagtgagagtgagagtgagagtgagtgtCAGAAGAACAAGAGGAGACCTTATGTGAGGTCTTTGCGGACCTGAAAATTTTAATcaagtttgatttattttattttattttgggtaCGAACGAAATAACAAACTTAGCAAAGAAGGCTGTTCAATTTTGTGTCAATTCTTTTGGGGGGTGGGGGGTAAATATATATTGTCTTTGAATTTTTTTCCACTTTTTGTCAAGTTTGTTCAACCCTTCTCTTTCTTTGGGAAAAAATATATTctttgaacttaatttggtgattggtgtacatttttcttttaaaatatcattttagtaGGCTAATAATgtgaaaatataatatatttatagaaaataataatactatttttatttttaataatattattttacatataattttttttattgtatatttatatgaatttataaaaaaaaaacatcaagttatcaaaataaaagagacaatatttattttaaaattttaattttagtttgcagttagtattatatatttttataaaatgtttCATTGTTAATATTAAATTGTactattattcaattaaattaatttttaggaTAACTATTTGAGCATTTAGTTAAATTGTACTAATATTAAATTGTactattattcaattaaattaaatttatattattgtaataatattttttattttttagttgctATAGTTTTAGGTCCAATTTAGGTAAACAGTTTAACTAAACTTCCTTtgaaaaaatagattaaataataaatgactatattaaaagtaacttataaataaattattttgtatttagatttttagttttaaaagtgcttattttatagaaatgtgataaaaaatagtagtattatgagagaagttatttttttttaacttctctataaattcttaaatagcttcttaaaaagctttagttttgaaaattacaccaaacattaatactagtatactactacttttcataagttaaaaactcaaaaaaaaaatatttttgaagctTCTCAAACAGACccttaatctttatttttttggtgactgaacataatacaaagaaaaagaacCTAAGAAAAAGAGTAGCACTCCTCTCTGataataatgtctaaattattaggGGGCAGAAACCACTCTAAGTACACCTATTAGTTTAAAGCAGCAGTTTTAGCCATTAAATCAGCCGCTCTGTTTGCTGTGCGCTGGATGAGCACTAAAGTAGCTGTCCAATTGCGCTGGAGTATCTCTTTAATTTTGTCAAGCATATCAGAGTCATTCCTAATCATACTGGTT is drawn from Arachis hypogaea cultivar Tifrunner chromosome 12, arahy.Tifrunner.gnm2.J5K5, whole genome shotgun sequence and contains these coding sequences:
- the LOC112729810 gene encoding GDSL esterase/lipase At1g71250-like, whose product is MEDMNLSQYLAIVNHGSNDYINNYLLSGLYSSSFLYDPKTYADILIQQYKTIRKDPIERATILQSLHYLGLRKFLLAGVGPLGCIPNQISRGLFPSGVCVDRLRSLVDELNTQYSGSSIFVYGNTYAALMQIIQNPIAYGRKCP
- the LOC112727093 gene encoding protein SUPPRESSOR OF GENE SILENCING 3 — protein: MSSRGGGGRPSTTVNNDDTLSKGKNVSEYDQTIDQLAQGVADTTLDAGEDDGGWETFTRKPKGKGGNNATKQWNSPSHNSNPRARGNRDMAQKQGNKNYGTGRASGNPWQQTQNANYRRPAGRGNGSFQSASYGYESNYVVPNPLIRPPLQQGWNWQSRAGAVQSHVDEIPPPEDPEKNDDVEDDDEGEESDVMEDTDDDLMSDDYDSDTSQKSHETRKKCRWFTKFFDILDGLTVEQINDPERQWHCPACQNGPGAIDWYRGLQPLMTHAKTKGSKRMKMHREFALLLDEELRRRGTTVVPAGEAFGKWKGLVDMEKDHEIIWPPMVIIQNTKLEQDENEKWIGMGNQELLDYFSTYAAVKARHSYGPQGHRGMSVLIFEASASGYLEAERLHKHFKDEGTDRDAWFHRRILYLPGGNRQLYGYLATKEDLDVFNRHSQGKSRLKYDLRSYQEMVVNQIKQMSEDNQLLNYLKNRVEKEKKHKKALEESFGIVSEKLRRTMEENRIVRLRTKMQHEENKEEMYMQENFFKDQLKSIHETRNAREEDFERMQQEERQKVMQSSTAPLNAEDRRLKADEYLKFVEVQDKEMENFVAEKEKLLLAHEESIAAMKRRHWEEEVQMEKNFDEQLAKLMEKYSPSQSETKASGT